GCGCTTGGTAGATATATGTATTTTTCAAAAAACTACCGGGCCACAACATGAGATGTTAAGATTGAATAATCATAAAAGAACTTAGATACAGGAAAAGAAAATGAGTCAAAAGTATGATGCCATAGTAATTGGGACGGGTATTTCAGGTGGATGGGCTGCAAAGGAACTTTGTGAAAGCGGCCTGAAAACATTGGTTTTAGAACGTGGAAGAATGGTAAAGCATGTTACTGATTACCCAACCATGTTTAAGGAAAACTGGGATTTTAAATACCGTAACAGGGCTTCCTTAGAAGATGCCAAAAGACAAGAAAAACAAGGCAGAACGGGTTATACAACAGCTGAGGAACACAGACACTGGTTTGTTGATGACATCGATCATCCTTATTCTGAAACAAAACGATTTGACTGGATGAGAGGATATCATGTTGGGGGAAGGTCCATTACTTGGGGAAGACATTCCTATCGGTTGAGTGAAATGGATTTTGAGGCCAATAAAAAAGATGGATACGGTGTAGACTGGCCCATAAGATATAAGGATATTGAGCCCTGGTATGATAGAGTTGAAGAATATATTGGAGTTAGCGGGACTAACCTGGGCCTCAGTCAGCTTCCCGACGGTAAATTTACGGAAGCCATGGAATTCAACTGCGTTGAGGCTGATTTTGCTGAAAGAGTAGCGGATAAAATGAACGGTCGGGTGGTAACCCACGGTAGGATAGCACATATAACAGGAGATAAGGTGCATGAAGGGAGAGGTAAATGCCAGTTTAGAAACCGATGTATGAGGGGTTGTCCTTATGGAGGATACTTTAGCAGTAATTCGACAACCCTTCCTGCAGCTGAAAGAACTGGAAATATGACCATGAGGCCCAACTCCATAGTTTATGAAATTGTTTATGATGAGGCTATTGGAAAAGCCTCAGGGGTTCGGATCATAGATGCCGAAACAAAAGAAAGGCTTTTTTTTGAAGCTGAGATCATTTTTTGTTGTGCCTCAGCGATTGCCTCCACCTCGATCCTAATGCAGTCAAAATCAAAACGGTTTCCAAATGGATTAGGCAATGACAGCGGGGAGCTGGGACATAATATCATGGATCATCATCTCGGAGTTGGTGCTTATGCAATTGTGGACGAACATCAGGATGATTACTATAAGGGAAGGCGCCCAGGAGGGATGTATATTCCGAGATTCAGAAATCTGGATGAGAAATCGCAACGCTCAGATTATGTAAGAGGTTACGGATACCAGGGAGCCGCGAGCAGAAGGAACTGGAGAAGAGGTATAGCTGAAATGAGTTTTGGGGAATCCATGAAGGAGGAACTTGTAAAACCTGGCCCCTGGGTTATAGGAATTACGGGATTTGGAGAATGTTTGCCTTATCACGAGAATAAGATCACATTAAATTATGACAAGCCGGACCAGTGGGGATTACCCACCGTTGACTTTGATGTTGAGTTCAAGGAAAATGAAAGGAAGATGCGAGTCGATATCCAGGAACAGGCTGTTGCCATGCTGAAAGCTGCAGGTTACGAAAAAGTACAGGGATTTGACAACCCTAATGATTATGCGCCGGGATTGGCGATACATGAAATGGGAGGAGCAAGAATGGGTAGAGATCCTAAAACTTCGGTTCTCAACGAATACAATCAGGTTCATGAAGTCAAAAACGTATATGTTACTGACGGGGCTTGTATGACTTCGTCCGGATGTCAGAATCCATCCCTCACCTATATGGCTCTCACGGCGAGAGCTGCTGATCACGCAGCTCGGGAATTTAATAAAAACAAGAATAAAAAGGTATGAAAAGGAGAGAGGCATTAAAGGGATTAGGATTGGCAACAGGGTTCCTTGTTGCAACACCTGCGGCATTAAGTGTGTTACAGTCTTGCGAAGGCAAGGAGGAAACCTGGTCAGCTTTATTTTTAAACCCTGAAGAGAAGAAGCTGGTTACAGATTTGGTCGATATTATATTACCCTCGGGATCTACCCCGGGTGGTTTGGAATTGAACCTTCCTCAGTTTATTGATCTCATGTGCAATGATACCTTATCTGAAGAAGAGCAGGGTTTATTTCATGCTGGAAGTAAAGTTTTTTCCGACAAGTTGGAAGAATCTTCAGGGAAAAAGATCAAAAAAGCAAACAAAAAAGACATAGAGGAATTGTTTTTGACTTATTTTCAGCTAAAACCTGAAGAAGAAGGAAAAGTAAAATATATGTTATATGGCAACCGGGATGACCTTGATGAAAATGAGAAAAAGAACTTTGATCTTTACAAATTTCTTTTTACGGTAAGAGGACTTGCATTGTTTGGATATTTTACCTCAGAGAAAGTAGGAACCGAGGTCCTTAATTTTGATCCTATTCCAGGAGAATATTTACCCTGTATACCGGTATCAGAGATAGGAAATGCCTGGACAATTTGATCACGTACTAATCATTTTTTTAGCATGCAAAACAAATATATCACAGTACTGTTCATCGGGTTCCTGATAACAGGGTTTTCTAACCAAGGAGAAACTGAGGAAATGAAGAATCACAAGGTTGAATTAAGTTTAAAAGTAAAGGCAAAATTAGGAGAAGGTGCATTTTGGGATCATAAAGAGAAGGTTCTGTATTGGGTAGATATTGAAGACAGAAAGGTTTTTTTGTTTGACCCTTTAACAAAATCAAACCGGGTTTTTGAAACACCCTCACGCGTTGGTACCGTGGTACCAAAAAACAAGGATGAAGCGGTCATTGCCCTGGAAGACGGGATTTACATTCTTAATACCCAATCAGGAGGTATTTCACTTTTGTCGGATGTTGAATCCAAAATGCGGGAAAACAGATTTAATGATGGTAAGTGTGACCCCAACGGTAATTTATGGGTGGGATCCATGCATTTGGATCAGTCAGCACCCAAAGCGAATCTTTACAAAATAAGCCCATCAGGAGAGAGTACTAAAATGCTTGATAGTGTAACCATATCAAACGGAATCGTATGGACAAAGGATAAAAGCACGATGTACTATATAGACACTCCCACAGGCCATATACGGGCATTTGACTACAATTCAGATACAAGTGAAATCTCCAATGAAAGAATCGCAGTTGTGATTCCTGAATCGCTTGGGTATGGAGACGGAATGACCATTGATGAGGAAGATAAACTATGGGTTGCGCTTTGGAACGGGAATTCTGTGGTCAGGTTCGATCCCGAATCAGGGGAACTATTGGAGAAAATAAAGGTGCCTGCACATAATGTAACTTCGTGCTCGTTTGGAGGGCCCAATTTTGAAACCCTTTATATTACAACCTCAAGCCTGGATATGAATGAAGAGGAATCGAAGAAATTTCCAAACGCGGGATCCTTATTTGAGGTTAAACCAGGAGTAAACGGGGTAAAAGGAAATTTTTTTGCACAATAGTATGATCGTAATAGTGATGGGTGTTAGCGGATGTGGTAAAACCACGGTTGCCAGAGAACTTTCAAAGAGGCTTAAACTTCCGTTTTTTGATGCGGATAGTTATCACCCGCAGGAGAACATTGATAAAATGTCAGGCGGTAAACCTTTGAATGACGAAGACCGTGCTTCCTGGCTGGAAATATTATCCTCTAATCTGCAGCAGTGGGAAGAGGATAAAGGAGCGGTGCTCGCCTGTTCTGCCTTGAAGGAAAAATACAGAAAAACATTATCCACAAACCTTCAACAGCTTCATTGGGTATATCTGGATGGATCGTACGAACTTATCATGAATCGAATCAATCAGAGAACAGGCCATTATATGAGTGGCCAACTTTTAAAATCACAGTTTGAGGCCCTCGAGATACCGCAGTATGGAATCCATGTGGATATAGATCGGTCTCCTAAAGAAATTGTAGATCAAATAATAACAAATATGGAAAGTAAAAAGAGTGAATTTGGTGTCTTTGGTTTGGGTGTCATGGGAAGCAGTATCAGTCTGAATATTGCTGATAAGGGCTACCAGTTATCTGTGTATAACAGAGCTGATGGCGGTGAGGAAGATGTGGTGGATGATTTTTTGTCTAAACATTCAGGGTATCAAAATATAAGGGGGTTTACCGAACTAAAAGCTTTTATTTTATCGCTTTCCAGACCAAGAAAGATTCTTATTATGATCAAGGCCGGCCCAACGGTTGATTTGGTTCTTGGTCAATTATTTCCATTGCTTGAGAAGGGTGATATTATAATTGATGGTGGGAACTCTCATTTTAAGAATACCAAGAAAAGATACGACCTCGCGAGGCAGTTTGGTGTCGAGTTCATAGGCGCGGGAATTTCAGGAGGGGAAGAAGGGGCAAGGAAAGGACCCTCAATCATGCCGGGAGGAACCGCGGAAAGTTACAATCATGTATCGGATATTTTAGAATCCATAGCCGCCAAAGATGATTTTGGTAAAACCTGTTGTACCTACATAGGACCGGAAGGATCCGGTCATTTTATTAAAATGGTTCACAACGGGATTGAATATGTCGAAATGCAGTTGTTGGCCGAGATTTATACGCTGTTGTCAAAGCAGATGGATTACCAGGAAATAGCGTCGTTGTTTAAAAGTTGGAACAATGGAGAGGCTTACAGTTATCTTTTAGACATTACCATAAGAATCTTGGAGAAAAAAGAGGGAGATACTTATTTGCTCGATGTTATTTTGGACAAAGCAGGGAATAAAGGAACAGGATCCTGGTCGAGTAAAGCCGCTTTTGATCTCGGGATACCGAACACGATGATGTCCTCGGCAGTATTCGCAAGATATATTTCGTCCTTTAAAGAAGCGCGTGTAAAAATGGCTGCAAAAATGGAGGCTAAAAATGATAGCTTGATGGATGTAGACCTCAAATCCCTGGAAAAGGCTTATCGTTTTGGCAGATTGATCAATCATCAACAAGGCTTTATGCTCATGGAATCGGCATCAAATTCGTATGGTTGGAATTTGAATTTTTCAGAAATAGCAAGAATATGGTCAAATGGCTGCATTATAAAGTCGCATTTGATGAATGAATTGCATGAGGAGTTTAAAACAGAGCAGGACTTAATGCAAATGAATTCTGTTTTTAACAGGCTTAAAGAAGCGGAGGAGTCAGTAAAGGAAATTTTATCCCTGGCTCTTGAAAAGAGGGTTTCCATGCATTGTCTGACAGCTTCTTATCACTATTGGATCGATATGACTAGTTCCAGGTTATCAGCCAACCTTATCCAGGCGCAGAGAGATTTTTTTGGAGCCCATACCTACCAGCGCACTGATGCGCCGGAATCGGAATATTTTCACACTAATTGGTTGTAATAAGCTAGTTTTTAGTAGATTATTTGAGTCGGGTTTAAGCGAAGTTTATATTTAAAATCGAGATCATCTCTGCACGGCGATATAATAAATTAACCGTTTCTTCCGTTTATTAATAAAAATTGCGAAGAAATGAAAACTGACGGAAAAGGATTTTCTAACAATCAAGATAGAAAAAAACGCAGCGAAAAAGAGATCTTTAACAGCAAGGCGCAACGACTTGCAGAAAAGGAATACGAAGAGTATTACAACAGGATCAGGCAATTAAGCCGAGGACTCTAATCAGCTGATCTTATAGAAATCTCTCACATAAGCCAGTTTCTGATTATGCGTCATATTTCCTGAAGTATTTGTTGCTTTCAGCTTTAAGGCTAAATCAGGCGTATCCGTAATAATTTTTTCCAATTTGAATTTCATTTGAGCGGGCCCAAATAAAAGTATTTCATCAGCCCCTGCTAACTCTTTGACTATTTTTTGAAGAAATTTGTTGGTGTATTCTTTGATTCTGTTCTCTTTGCCTTTTTCATCAACCATGTACTGATCGCCAAACCTTCCAAATTGCTTTTTCTCCCCTTCTTCCCTTATTCTCGTTTCAATCTCAGAATAGATGATTTTGGATTGCACTGATTTTTTAGTGAGCGTAATGAGGTTAGCTTCCTTTTGATCGATCCAGATACCTAGTTTTCGCATAACAGAATCATTTAAATTAATACTCTATTTTATCTTCTTTTTCTTCCCAGGCCTTAAAGGCTTTCATAGCTTCTTTCCTATTTAATTGTTCAAATGGAATTTTTCTTTTGCTCAATTCCATATTGAGTTCCTGATATATAAATTTGTCGTCGAAACCGATTTTTGCTGCATCGGTTTTACTACATCCGTAATAAACTTTTTTGGGCCTGGCCCAATAGATTGCACCAAGGCACATCGGACAAGGTTCGCAACTTGTATAAATGATACAATCTTCAAGTTGAAAAGAATCAAGTTTTTTACAGGCCTCTCTGATCGCTATAATTTCAGCATGAGCAGTTGGGTCATTTGTAGAAGTGACTTTGTTATTGCCTCTGCCAATGATTTCCCCGTCTTTAACTATAATACATCCAAAAGGGCCTCCTTCATTCTGTACAACTCCTTTGATTGCTATAGCCGCAGCCTGTTCCATATATTCATTCTCGTCATATGAGACTTCGTCATTCTGTTCATTCAGCGCTTTGGCCGCTTCATCAATAAATTTTTTATTAAAATTATTGCACATGAATATACAAGTTGATATGTAGGTGAAAGCCGGCTTACAATCCAGCTTTCACCTTTAATTTAAATTATACTTTCAGGCTTCCCACCATATCCTCTGGTTTTACCCATTCATCAAATTCTTCTCCGGTCAGAAAACCAAGGTTGATGGCTTCTTCCCTTAAGGTTGTACCATTTTTATGAGCAGTCTTGGCAATTTTAGCAGAATTCTCGTAACCGATCTTTGTATTCAATGCGGTAACCAGCATCAATGAATTATTCAGCAATTCCTGAATTTTAGGATAGTTTGGTTCAATTCCTACCGCACAATTTTCATTGAATGAAACACAGGCGTCACCGATAAGTTGAGCCGAATGTAATGCGTTGGCAGCCATTACAGGTTTAAATACATTCAATTCGTAATGTCCTGTCATGCCCCCAACAGTCACGGCAACATCATTTCCTATGACCTGAGTACAAACCATGGTAAGCGCTTCTGATTGCGTAGGATTTACTTTCCCCGGCATGATGGAAGACCCTGGTTCATTTGCTGGAATAATAATTTCTCCAATACCACTTCTTGGTCCTGAAGCCAGCATTCGGATATCATTGGCTATTTTCATCAGTGATACCGCAAGTTGTTTTAAAGCCCCGTGTGTTTCAACCACAGCATCGTGGGCCGCAAGGGCCTCAAATTTATTCTCGGCCGAAACAAAAGGCAATTCAGTAAATTCTGCTATATACTTCGCTACAAGTTCGGAATATCCTTCCGGAGTATTGATTCCCGTTCCTACTGCGGTACCTCCCAAGGCCAGTTCAGAAAGGTGTTCCAGTGTATTTTTAAGGGCTTTTATACCGTGATCAAGTTGCGAAACATATCCTGAAAACTCTTGCCCCAAGGTAAGTGGCGTTGCATCCATTAAATGTGTCCTTCCAATTTTTACAACGTTGGAGAATTCAATAGACTTTTGGTGAAGGGTATTTCTTAATTGTTCCACACCCGGAATTGTAACTTCCACCACCTTTTTGTAGATGGCAATATGCATACCCGTGGGGAAGGTGTCATTCGAAGACTGAGACTTGTTCACATCATCGTTTGGATGAATGAATCGCTCGCTATCTGTAAGGTCACCTCCACGATTGACATGCGCTTTATTGGCAATTACTTCATTGCAATTCATATTGCTCTGGGTGCCGGAACCTGTTTGCCAAATGACCAATGGGAACTGATCAAATAATTTACCTTCCAGTATCTCGTCACATACGGTTCCTATGGCATCTCTTTTTTCCTTGTCAAGCACACCAAGTTCATGATTTGTATAGGCGGCTGCTTTTTTCAAATATGCAAAACCTTCAATAATTTCTTTTGGCATAGAGGCTGCCTCACCAATTTTAAAATTGTTTCTTGATCTTTCGGTTTGAGCTCCCCAGTATTTGTCTGCGGGTACCTGGACATCTCCAATTGTATCGCGCTCTATTCTGTAATTCATGTGTGATAAATTTGATTCTAAACGTGCTTCAAAGATACAAAACAACGGGCAGAAAAGGCCTTAAAACCATGTGATTTTTGTCATGAAATACTTTAGGTTAAGCTTGTATTTTCGCAGGTTTGCATTCTATCCGCCAAATTCTCCTCCTTCATCACCACCCATTCCGTTACGCTGTCTCTGACGTTGCTTTTTCTGATTGAAGCGATAGGTAAACGATAGTCTGAATTGCCGTTGCCTCCATTGGAATTCGCTCTTTTGTTCAAAGGAATCTGTAAGGGTGTTTGAAACGCGCTTTCTTGAATTAAACATATCATCCACGTTGAAAACCAGCGTGCCATTTCCTTTTAAAATATCCTTGCTGAATGCCATATTCGCCATAAACATCCCATCTGTTTTTGTTTGAGCGTTCTGTCTTGGCCCTCGGTACATGAGTGTTGTCTGCCAGTCTATTTCGGCAGGTAATGTGATTTTGGAACTTGCTCTTGTAAACCAGCTGTTAAAATTGGATCCAAAGTCAACCCCATCGTATTCTCCGTCAAGGGTTGAGTTATAGAAATTAAAGCTCAGGTTGAACCTCCAGTTTTTCTTTGGGGTATAATTGGCTGAAAATTCAGTTCCATAACGATCTTCAGTGCTCAGGTTTATAGGCGTTCTTCTTATAATTGGAATCCCGTCCTCAGTAGTTTCTCCAGTGTCCTGGCTTATAAATTGAAAAACATCCGTAGCACGGCTGTAATAAACAGATGTGTTAAAAGTAACTTTTTGCCATCTTTTGAAATACCCCAGGTCCACCCCGTGAGAAATAGAGGGGTCAAGATCGGGATTTCCTTGAAATATGGTTGTTTGACTTGATTGTGAAGGGAATGGATTGATAAACCAGGATCTTGGTCTCCTGATCCTGCTGTTATAGCCAAGTGTCAGATTCTCACTCTCAGTAAATTCATAAACCAGGTTTACCGTTGGAAAAAAGTTCACATAATTTTTGGTGTTGACCGAGTCAATATTTTTTCCGGTTGATCGGATATCTATATCTGTTCCCTCAACCCTTAATCCTACCAAAGCTGAAAATTTTCCGAATTTGTTTCCGTACTGCCCGTAAATGGCCGAAATCATTTCCTCATATTCAAAAAAGTTGGTAAGGCTGTCATTCACAATAAAATCGCCATTTTCATCCTCGTCATAAAACCTGTAATCTGTATCTCGGTCTTCTGCATTGATTCGAACTCCCAGTTCAACCTGCTGATTCTCACCAATAGGCAGGACATAGTCACTTTGAAGGAGAAAGCGTTTTTGTACCTCATCCGAAAAAATCGTTTGCGAGGGCAGATCCAATTGTTCCGGATAAAGTTCCTGGTTAGTGATCAGGCTGTTTTCGGTTTGACTATTGTCCTGATATTGCAGGTCGAGATCAATCTGGTGCCCTTCATTTTTGAATTTATGCAAAAAATTCAGGTCATACTGAAAAACGTTTCCATCAGACTCTTGATTTTCATTTCGGAAGGTGGTATTGGCTAAAGCATTAACATCATTATAGGCATCAGTGAAGTTTTCAGAGCTATTGGCTCTTTTGGAATCCCGGTACAAAAAACTTCCCGTAAGAGAGGTGTTTTTCGTGAAGTAATATTCAAGGCCAATATTGGCATTTAAGTTTTTTCTCGACCTGT
This DNA window, taken from Lutimonas zeaxanthinifaciens, encodes the following:
- the fumC gene encoding class II fumarate hydratase, which encodes MNYRIERDTIGDVQVPADKYWGAQTERSRNNFKIGEAASMPKEIIEGFAYLKKAAAYTNHELGVLDKEKRDAIGTVCDEILEGKLFDQFPLVIWQTGSGTQSNMNCNEVIANKAHVNRGGDLTDSERFIHPNDDVNKSQSSNDTFPTGMHIAIYKKVVEVTIPGVEQLRNTLHQKSIEFSNVVKIGRTHLMDATPLTLGQEFSGYVSQLDHGIKALKNTLEHLSELALGGTAVGTGINTPEGYSELVAKYIAEFTELPFVSAENKFEALAAHDAVVETHGALKQLAVSLMKIANDIRMLASGPRSGIGEIIIPANEPGSSIMPGKVNPTQSEALTMVCTQVIGNDVAVTVGGMTGHYELNVFKPVMAANALHSAQLIGDACVSFNENCAVGIEPNYPKIQELLNNSLMLVTALNTKIGYENSAKIAKTAHKNGTTLREEAINLGFLTGEEFDEWVKPEDMVGSLKV
- a CDS encoding GMC oxidoreductase; protein product: MSQKYDAIVIGTGISGGWAAKELCESGLKTLVLERGRMVKHVTDYPTMFKENWDFKYRNRASLEDAKRQEKQGRTGYTTAEEHRHWFVDDIDHPYSETKRFDWMRGYHVGGRSITWGRHSYRLSEMDFEANKKDGYGVDWPIRYKDIEPWYDRVEEYIGVSGTNLGLSQLPDGKFTEAMEFNCVEADFAERVADKMNGRVVTHGRIAHITGDKVHEGRGKCQFRNRCMRGCPYGGYFSSNSTTLPAAERTGNMTMRPNSIVYEIVYDEAIGKASGVRIIDAETKERLFFEAEIIFCCASAIASTSILMQSKSKRFPNGLGNDSGELGHNIMDHHLGVGAYAIVDEHQDDYYKGRRPGGMYIPRFRNLDEKSQRSDYVRGYGYQGAASRRNWRRGIAEMSFGESMKEELVKPGPWVIGITGFGECLPYHENKITLNYDKPDQWGLPTVDFDVEFKENERKMRVDIQEQAVAMLKAAGYEKVQGFDNPNDYAPGLAIHEMGGARMGRDPKTSVLNEYNQVHEVKNVYVTDGACMTSSGCQNPSLTYMALTARAADHAAREFNKNKNKKV
- a CDS encoding TonB-dependent receptor domain-containing protein encodes the protein MKLPLIFILFFFITAHLSSQERKRPPGDGRQQREMFEIVGQVYEKNEKIPLEFTTVIVKPLRGPKIFGGMTDDKGNFLVEAPKGRYNISFEFLSFKTITLENIELNKNLDLGEIFLEEDSEALEEVEVIAEKSTMEVRLDKKIYNVGKDMTVKGGTASDVLDNVPSVTVDAEGVVSLRGNENVRILIDGKPSGLIGLNDTEALRQFPADAIAKVEVITSPSARYDAEGTAGILNIILRRDKATGFNGVGTLNLGEPKYYGGSASLNYRLEKVNFFTNIGYSDREAPGNASYETNYFSPNATYPYTDQKIDYNRSRKNLNANIGLEYYFTKNTSLTGSFLYRDSKRANSSENFTDAYNDVNALANTTFRNENQESDGNVFQYDLNFLHKFKNEGHQIDLDLQYQDNSQTENSLITNQELYPEQLDLPSQTIFSDEVQKRFLLQSDYVLPIGENQQVELGVRINAEDRDTDYRFYDEDENGDFIVNDSLTNFFEYEEMISAIYGQYGNKFGKFSALVGLRVEGTDIDIRSTGKNIDSVNTKNYVNFFPTVNLVYEFTESENLTLGYNSRIRRPRSWFINPFPSQSSQTTIFQGNPDLDPSISHGVDLGYFKRWQKVTFNTSVYYSRATDVFQFISQDTGETTEDGIPIIRRTPINLSTEDRYGTEFSANYTPKKNWRFNLSFNFYNSTLDGEYDGVDFGSNFNSWFTRASSKITLPAEIDWQTTLMYRGPRQNAQTKTDGMFMANMAFSKDILKGNGTLVFNVDDMFNSRKRVSNTLTDSFEQKSEFQWRQRQFRLSFTYRFNQKKQRQRQRNGMGGDEGGEFGG
- the gndA gene encoding NADP-dependent phosphogluconate dehydrogenase, whose translation is MIVIVMGVSGCGKTTVARELSKRLKLPFFDADSYHPQENIDKMSGGKPLNDEDRASWLEILSSNLQQWEEDKGAVLACSALKEKYRKTLSTNLQQLHWVYLDGSYELIMNRINQRTGHYMSGQLLKSQFEALEIPQYGIHVDIDRSPKEIVDQIITNMESKKSEFGVFGLGVMGSSISLNIADKGYQLSVYNRADGGEEDVVDDFLSKHSGYQNIRGFTELKAFILSLSRPRKILIMIKAGPTVDLVLGQLFPLLEKGDIIIDGGNSHFKNTKKRYDLARQFGVEFIGAGISGGEEGARKGPSIMPGGTAESYNHVSDILESIAAKDDFGKTCCTYIGPEGSGHFIKMVHNGIEYVEMQLLAEIYTLLSKQMDYQEIASLFKSWNNGEAYSYLLDITIRILEKKEGDTYLLDVILDKAGNKGTGSWSSKAAFDLGIPNTMMSSAVFARYISSFKEARVKMAAKMEAKNDSLMDVDLKSLEKAYRFGRLINHQQGFMLMESASNSYGWNLNFSEIARIWSNGCIIKSHLMNELHEEFKTEQDLMQMNSVFNRLKEAEESVKEILSLALEKRVSMHCLTASYHYWIDMTSSRLSANLIQAQRDFFGAHTYQRTDAPESEYFHTNWL
- a CDS encoding nucleoside deaminase encodes the protein MCNNFNKKFIDEAAKALNEQNDEVSYDENEYMEQAAAIAIKGVVQNEGGPFGCIIVKDGEIIGRGNNKVTSTNDPTAHAEIIAIREACKKLDSFQLEDCIIYTSCEPCPMCLGAIYWARPKKVYYGCSKTDAAKIGFDDKFIYQELNMELSKRKIPFEQLNRKEAMKAFKAWEEKEDKIEY
- a CDS encoding SMP-30/gluconolactonase/LRE family protein; this translates as MQNKYITVLFIGFLITGFSNQGETEEMKNHKVELSLKVKAKLGEGAFWDHKEKVLYWVDIEDRKVFLFDPLTKSNRVFETPSRVGTVVPKNKDEAVIALEDGIYILNTQSGGISLLSDVESKMRENRFNDGKCDPNGNLWVGSMHLDQSAPKANLYKISPSGESTKMLDSVTISNGIVWTKDKSTMYYIDTPTGHIRAFDYNSDTSEISNERIAVVIPESLGYGDGMTIDEEDKLWVALWNGNSVVRFDPESGELLEKIKVPAHNVTSCSFGGPNFETLYITTSSLDMNEEESKKFPNAGSLFEVKPGVNGVKGNFFAQ
- a CDS encoding gluconate 2-dehydrogenase subunit 3 family protein, with the protein product MKRREALKGLGLATGFLVATPAALSVLQSCEGKEETWSALFLNPEEKKLVTDLVDIILPSGSTPGGLELNLPQFIDLMCNDTLSEEEQGLFHAGSKVFSDKLEESSGKKIKKANKKDIEELFLTYFQLKPEEEGKVKYMLYGNRDDLDENEKKNFDLYKFLFTVRGLALFGYFTSEKVGTEVLNFDPIPGEYLPCIPVSEIGNAWTI